In Pirellulales bacterium, the following proteins share a genomic window:
- the aroB gene encoding 3-dehydroquinate synthase, with translation MDSKQTIHVALGERSYPIEIGSGNLPETGRFLNALGGAEHVVLMTDSNVEPLHAPTVGDSLADGGAEVDLVVVEAGETSKSAAVADAAWQKLLELGADRRTVVIALGGGVVGDLAGFVAATYARGIRFLQIPTTLLAQVDSSVGGKVGINLPGAKNMVGAFWQPLGVLIDTGVLGTLPRREFVSGLAEVVKYGVILDAEFFGYLEAHAGELDARQPEVLRQVIARCCRLKADVVEADEREIAGGRAALNYGHTFAHALEAVAGYGELLHGEAVSIGMMCAARLAERLGRVDSAFARRQDALLTTLGLPVRCPPVDHDALVDAMSRDKKTEAGRLRFVLPDRLGHVELVGAVAAADVRAALAP, from the coding sequence ATGGACTCAAAACAGACCATCCACGTCGCGCTTGGCGAGCGAAGCTATCCGATCGAGATCGGCAGCGGAAACCTGCCGGAAACAGGCCGGTTTCTCAACGCACTCGGCGGCGCGGAGCACGTCGTGCTGATGACCGACTCCAACGTCGAGCCGCTGCACGCGCCAACGGTCGGAGATAGTCTCGCGGATGGCGGAGCGGAGGTCGATCTGGTGGTGGTCGAGGCGGGCGAGACCTCCAAGTCGGCGGCAGTCGCCGACGCGGCCTGGCAGAAGCTGCTGGAACTCGGCGCCGACCGCCGGACGGTCGTCATCGCGCTCGGTGGCGGAGTGGTCGGCGATCTGGCCGGATTCGTGGCGGCGACGTATGCCCGCGGAATTCGGTTCCTGCAAATCCCGACGACGTTATTGGCTCAAGTCGATAGCTCCGTGGGCGGAAAGGTCGGGATCAATCTGCCGGGCGCGAAGAACATGGTCGGGGCCTTTTGGCAGCCGCTCGGGGTGCTGATCGACACCGGCGTGCTCGGCACATTGCCGCGGCGCGAATTTGTCTCCGGTCTCGCCGAGGTGGTCAAATACGGAGTGATTCTTGATGCGGAGTTCTTCGGCTATTTGGAAGCGCACGCCGGGGAACTCGACGCCCGCCAGCCCGAAGTGCTCCGTCAGGTCATTGCCCGTTGTTGTCGTCTCAAGGCCGACGTGGTCGAGGCCGACGAGCGCGAGATCGCCGGCGGCCGAGCGGCGCTGAACTACGGCCACACGTTCGCCCACGCCCTCGAGGCGGTGGCGGGCTACGGCGAGCTGTTGCACGGCGAGGCGGTGTCGATCGGCATGATGTGCGCCGCGCGGTTGGCGGAGCGGCTGGGACGCGTCGATTCGGCGTTCGCGCGGCGGCAGGATGCCCTGCTGACGACGCTGGGGCTGCCGGTCCGTTGTCCGCCGGTGGATCACGACGCGCTAGTCGATGCCATGTCCCGCGACAAAAAGACCGAAGCCGGCCGGCTCCGTTTCGTGCTGCCGGATCGTTTGGGTCACGTCGAACTGGTCGGGGCTGTCGCGGCTGCTGACGTCCGAGCCGCGCTGGCGCCTTGA